From the genome of Medicago truncatula cultivar Jemalong A17 chromosome 2, MtrunA17r5.0-ANR, whole genome shotgun sequence:
CATTTATTGTTGTTTAACTTATTCTTCAATTGCTTTAATTTGTGGGATATTGTAATTATTACAATTTCAATTCGATTGAATCAAGTAATTGAGTTCAATTCCTGAATAGAATAacacaatagaaagaaaaaaaaacaataataatttgaattcaATTGCGTTTTTGTAGATTTCCATGTCTAAATTTATGATGGCTGTGTTACATTCTTTTCGAGAACtgtaaagttgttgtcacgtGACTGAAAAGTCACTTGTTGAAGTCTTGAAAACAGCCTCATGcgtaaaaaaacaagattagaCTGCGTGCAATACACCAAAATGGTGGGACCTTTTCCCGGACCTTGTGTATGCCGAAGCTTTAGTGCAGTGGGTTGCCCTTTTGGGTTGCATTCTCTTccctctttcttttttaaaaaaatgtttgtgttATATTTCCTAATTTGTAGGTAACATGCCATagaaatattaatatatgattTTAATGTTGGAGATGAACGTCTGCAGGTGCAAACAAAGTAGAAAGACACATAAGCCTTAGAGCTGAAGCTATGAGTACTACCACTCAGGGAAAGTCTCCTGCTAGAACCACTGGGAATCTGAAGAATGATCCTGATCATCTACTTGTTCTTGTCCATGGTATCTGGTCTAGGTAATGttgtttgaaattgaattaCTATGTTTTTATGTTCATATTTGAGTTAAAAGATAGTCTGAACGGCCGGTGGAAAGAAAATCCAACAAGCTTAAGGTTTTTATGATTATATACAATATTGAATGTTCCTTTGTGAATCAATGTTGGTTAGTgatcttaaatttttttcctAACTAACTAGACTGAATATGTTTAATTATCTAAAAACCTGAGTTCTTTTGTGATAACTAATATTGAGGAGTTTCCGAGTATATAGATTTTCCCTGTCTTAGTCTTTTTAATTGCAATCAAAAGATCTTTCCATAGAAAAGCAAGGCCGTGTGCGTGGtacattttttttggcttaaataatCAGTGAAAACTTAATTAGTTCGGAATCCATATATCTTGCACTAAAACCTGAATCAATAGGCTCTTTTAGAACACAGAAGTGATGCACAATATCTCTAGTAATTGGATGTTGGAAAATTTCTTCAGTCATTATTGTACTGTTTGTACAACAAGCGGTGCCTGGCATTTGTTCACTATTTTGCTGCTGGTTTTTGCTCTCCAATTGGATGTTTTAACTTGTTTTAACTGATACAGCCCAGGTGACTGGAGTTATGCGGAGGAAGAGTTAAAAATGAACCTTGGGAAAAGCTTTTTAATTCATGGTAACTCCATCTTTTTTACTTATGGTTTAATaccatttattttgtttctaccacctttttttttttttcttgttttctttaaatacaatttttatgtttgatCTGTGCTTAATTTTGTATTGTGTAAATGCTTAAAACTCATTGAAGGTAGTGGAAAATGCATGTTGTGTGTATTGTGcacaaaaacatattcaaacCCCAACAGAAGAACAGTTTTGAAAATCTTGGGATGATTGCGTTATTGCGGTAAACTGTAAACTGACCGAAATGCCTTAGCCAACTCAAAGTTGATCACACGATCTCTCTAGTGATAAACCATGGTTGTTTTCTGTGTAATTCATGAGAAAAACATTTCTATCAGTTGCACGCATTAGTTATCCCTAGTTAGTTGTATATGCTGAGAACGTTTTTGCAGAATTGCTCGTGTGTGTCCATGTTAAATTAatctttaattgtttttttaaagtccttaaaaatgaatttgatttcTGCAGCAAGTTCATCAAATGCTTACACTAAGACATTTACTGGGATTGATGAAGCTGGGAAGCGATTAGCTGATGAAGTGAGTCTTCAAGTATTATATACAAATCTGTTTGTCCAAAGTTTGCACCTTCAGAGTCGGTTCTGAATCAGGTCttgaataatataatatttcattttatcacaacaGGTCATGCAAGTTGTAAAGAAGAATCAGAGCCTGAAGCGAATATCCTTTCTGGCCCATTCTCTTGGAGGCTTATTTGCTAGATATGCAATTGCTGTTCTTTATTCACCTGATACCTATAATAGTGGCCAACCTGATGATCCAGTAAACTGCGAGATGGAAAACTCACAGAAAACAGACTTTTCAAGAGGGATGATTGCTGGACTGGAACCAATGAATTTTATTACTTTAGCAACTCCGCATCTTGGCGTAAGAGGGAAAAATCAAGTATGTTCAGAACAATCAAATTATGGTGCTTTTATTTTGACACATATGGACTTATATCTAACAATATAATGCAGTATTGCTTTTTACTATACATACTGTATGTTTTATGCTGATGATTCACAGCTTGCATAATGTTTAGGCTTAATTGttataacaattaaaatatttaatgattTTCAGCTCTAAATCAGATTTTTGCTAAAGTTTTACTCTTAGATTTTGTGCTAATTGTTTGAGTCATCTTTATATACTTCTTTCTCTTAACTGGTTCTTATTTGTTCTCTTCCGTCGTTTTCTCTTCCATTGCTTAATCATTCAAGTTTAATCGAATTCATCATTGATTTTCATGATTGCCACAAAATCTTGATTGCATGCACTGCCTTTAGAATTTTTATATAGGTCAATGGGTTTTTGACTATTTTTGTAATGATTTTTTCTGTTAACATTCATACTTCACAGCTTCCATTTCTATTCGGTGTTCCGATCCTAGAAAAGCTTGTTGCGCCTGTAGCTCCATTGTTTATTGGTCGGACTGGTAGTCAGCTATTCCTTACTGATGATAAACCCAACAAACCATCCCTTCTTTTGAGAATGGCTTCTGActgtgaagatggaaaattcatGTATGTAATGGGAATTTTCTTTGCTGATTACAAGTTCCTTTGTTTCAGTAAAATAATCATGttcttataacatttttatGCTTTGTAGATCTGCACTTGGAGCATTTAGAAGTCGTGTTGTTTATGCTAATGTATCATATGATCGTATCCTTTCAGTGTATTAGTGACACTTATTGGCCCTTTCTTCCTTAATTTGTGTTATTCCTTTAACCTATATAGATATGGTTGGGTGGCGCACGTCTTCAATAAGGAGGGAAATCGAACTTGGTAAGGTGAATATGagtatttttcttctttgattgtcccctttttattaaaatcaatattaaatatttggattacaataaaataaacatgtcgtatgattatgaaatttgtatttaGTAGCTGAACTCCTGTATGTGGTCAAGTCCCGTGTTTAACAAAGCCAAGAAAGTTAAGAACTCCTATAACACCTGACTATAATGCATTAATTTGCAGTAATTTTAGAAGCACTTTTCTACTCTTTCTTGAGCTTTGTCAATTAACACTTCAGTCTTCACATTTTGAATCATTGGAATGGTTATATACTTATCACtgttaaaatatcaatattttatcCATATCCTACGTTTCAAATATTCCACCATAATTATAAATTCCAAGTAGATATGTAGTTCAACGCAGAAACACAACATGTTAGCTTAAGTTTCAGAAAAAGGAAAACACCTGACTTATGGAAGTTGATAAGGCAAATATATTTGTGTTATGTAACTAACATTTTGTATTTGTTCCGACAGCCTCCACGCCAATCTTTGGATGGATACAAGCATGTTGTTGATGTGAATTACTGTCCCCCAGTTCCTTCCGATGGACCTCAATTTCCTCCGGAGGCAGTGAAAGCAAAGGAAACTGCACAGCATACACAGAATAGTGTAGAATTTCATGAAATTATGGAAGGTGATTAACCAAAACTAACAGAAGATGCTCTAATTTACATTGTGAGACACTGTTGTCTTgttgccaaaaccattttgttgtCTTATTGCTAAATCCACTTGATGTTTTAAACAGAGGAAATGATACAGGGATTACAAAGATTGGGATGGATCAAAGTTGATGTCAACTTTCACTCAGCAGTGTGGCCTCTCTTTGCCCACAGTAACATCCATGTACTGCATTTCTCTGAATCACCATTTCAAGTATGCTGGCATCACTGGTATAGTTTATAACATGAGTATTCCTTTGATTTCAGGTGAAAAAGAAATGGCTTCATAATGCTGGTGTAGGAGTAGTTGCTCATGTTGTTGACAGCTTAAGACAGCAAGAAACATCCTCAATTTTaccaacatcataaaaaaaatgttgtgatAAGAAACAGGCCCACGTTCGTAAACCTTTACTGGTTTATACACTTAGGAAAATTGAATAAGGGAAAGGAAGTTAGTTACAAGAGATAAAAAACAGATCTGATAGTATATACAATGTCAGGAGAAGAGTGTAAGATATCTTTGGAAAAATCAATTGTTAGTTTGGGTCGAGAATGCGTTTCTCTAACTAGGGGGTTGACACCCACTATTTTCTGTGTAAATTCACGTGCATAAATCAATACAATCATACTCCCCATTTGATACATCAATACAAACATACTTATCATTTCATTCATTTGTTACATTCATTTATTCCGTTTTCGTTTTCACTGGAATTATGAAATATATCAAATGGTGCTTTCGTCCAGAGAATCTATTAAGAGATCCAACAAAGATTGGCCGGGTTGGAACCACAAGTTGCTGCTGTTGAGTCCATGCTAAAAAACCAAGAGGCATTGTTACGGGGACAAGATCATTTGGTGTGCTTGCATGATGTGGCACTGCCGGAACACTCTGCTCAGCTGGGTTCCTTGATGACTAGTGTCACAAGGATCACCAAGTCCCTGCAAGCTCTACATACTGAGGTGCGAGAAGGATTCCAACTCCAAAAAAGCAGTCCCACTCAGTCCGGCTCCGTAACTCCGTTTCGAGTGCTGGTTCGGGGAATTGAgtgacaataaaaaattataaaattgatgatttgtaCGTGTGGATCCATTTAGAAACTTATTTGAGGAGTTCTAGTGTGGAtattattagttattatttGGTAACCCTAGGTATAACCTTGTGGATGTTATCAGGTTATACTCATGAAGGAAtacaattcttaaaaaaaaaaacataaaatccgTCAAAAACTATGCATATCAAAGGTCTTCAGTCTCCACAACTATTTTGAGTAGAAGAAGGGTATTGCAGATTTGAACACACACTATGCATATCAAAGGTCTTCAGTCTCCACAACTATTTTGAGATGCATTTAAAGAAGATTGTtagcaaaaaattgttcaaacaaatattttggtAAAAGATCTAGTTGTTTATCTCTTGGTTTTTAATCCACATcaaggtaaaaaaatatatatattttcctcttaaaatttaatttcacaTCCAAATAAATCGGGCAAAAACGTAAAACCTTAATTGTTTAGAAGTTCTAGCTCAACCGGCAAATGTCGAAATTGCAAGGCTGGACGTCGTGACCTGAGTTCGAACCCGGAACCTCGCGGTTATGTGTGAGTTTAATTCCAGTgaattaccacttcatctaaaaaaaaaaaaacgcaaatTATGTACATTTCCAAATTCTTTGCGGAGAATATTTATTTGAAAGATATCCACCAACGGGTAAATGTGCTTCAAAGATGCTTATACATTTCAAAAGCCTCCATTGAATGAGATACCTTAGGCCAAAAATATTTGGAATTCTTCTACTATTAAGTGGGTCAAACGTAATATTGATGGTTGTACCAAAGGTTGTCTATGGACCTGCACCTTGTGGAGGTATTTACCACAATAAGGATGTCAATTATTTAGGTAACTTTGCGCTCAATGTGCATAACACTACTTACTTTCAAACTTAGTTTCTAATATTGTAACTTGGTATCTAAGAAATAGATTGTTGAACTATACGGAGttaacaacaaacaaacatgtatttttacattttccatattttttaaagagGAAAATCAATGTGTTGACAAAAATCTTTGATAGAATGGTCTGATTTGGATGGAttctttttaaattctttaaattgtAAAAGATTATActtttttgaattcaaattttgttaATGTCAAACTTTGTTAAAGGCTCCCTTCCTTCTTGTTTTTGTGGATTCAACTGAGTTCCCTTGTTTATCCTGGCTTGAGCTTTGGTCTATTCCTccaaatgtttttgtttttgtatttgtcttttttattttaattatattttttaatgttgaaGGCTTGAAGCTGATATGTGATCACTAAGGGGTGCAACATAATTCTAAAGTTTTGGTTTGTTGTTATTTTGCCCactcttttcttttctgttaaaggtagttcaattttattcttgaaaaacttttttttttttttttttttttttttacaaattattcTTGAAGAACTTTTGCAGAATAATCGAAATCAAAGGCACCGtaataaaacaagaaaatttccttttaaaatttagtaATTTCGATACATTAGCACATCAATCACGCAAAAAGTGCAAAAACAcaaacattcctttttcaaattcaattcaatcaatTCATACTCAAACCATTACCAACGCGTAATCACTTCTCAAACGCGCTTCTATAAAAAGAAACCCTCAttctcatttcttcttcatcacccAAACTACCAAAACCGTTACGCAGTTTCAAACCTCGCAGATCTTCCATGGCTTCCCCTAACCAAAACTTCGTCTACACCGCCAAACTCGCTGAACAAGCCGAACGCTACGAAGGTAACATCGCATTTTCGCTTTTGATTCgtatctttctttatttttctttctttttttgcttaTTTGTTTCATGGCTTTGTTTCTTTTAGAAATGGTTGATGCGATGAAGAATGTTGCGAAACTCAACGTTGAATTGACGGTTGAAGAGAGGAATCTGTTATCAGTTGCTTACAAGAATGTTGTTGGAGCACGTAGGGCTTCTTGGAGGATTCTTTCTTCGATTGAGCAGCGAGAAGAAGCGAAAGGGAGTGATGTGAATGTCAATCGGATCAAGGAGTATCGGAAAAAAGTTGAATCGGAGTTGGCTGATGTTTGTAATGATATTATGACTGTGATTGATGATCATCTTATTCCGAATTCTTCCGGTGAATCTAATGTGTTCTATTACAAaatgtaggtttagtttttggtttttatttgattctgttttgttttgtttttgttcgcCATGAAATTTGAATCTTGAATGGTGTTGTTTTACTTTGTGTTTGATTGTGTTGTAGGAAAGGCGATTATTATCGTTATCTGGCTGAGTTTAAGAGTGGTGATGAGAGGAAAGAGGCTGCTGATCAGTCCTTGAAAGCATATCAGGTTGTTTCTCTTGAATGTTCTGTGTATTTCATTACTGATTCACAATTGTCTTTGAGAGCTTAATCATGCTTGGTTTGGGTTACTTTACATTCATATCCTTTCTGATCTTAGTATATAactatatatgcatttgtttcTTAGTTAAAGCATTCCGCGGGACTTGCCATATAAGAAGCTTTTGGGGatcaataatgatttttttttttttttacatttataatATTCCATCTAATCTTGTTATAGGTTTAAGTGATAATTATTGACTAGAACTTATAAAAGCTGTTTTTATTGGGAAAAGATTGATTAAAATAACTTTTGCTTCCATCATACTATGTTTCTTGCGTATAAGATTTGTGCACTTGAATTCATTGTGGTAAATTGTTATATACACTTCATAGGGGTTAGCATAATGATTGTTTACTATAAAAATATGCTTGTGATTGATTTAAAGATGAAGTGAGGTGCTAGATGTTGGTGCTTAGTCTTCAGGCATGGCATTCATTCACTATGTGTCTTATATTTGTCCCAAGACTGATCTGTGATTGGTTTTCGTGGTGTGACCTTGTTTACTTGAAAAACCATCATTGTGTCTAGGGGAAGTGACAAACTGTGTTGagtttcaagattttttttgcacCGGTTCACATTAGTATTGACTCTTATTAATCATACATGAAAATAATTACAGGAAGCCTCCACTGCTGCAGAGGCTGAGTTACCTCCCACACATCCCGTCAGACTGGGTTTGGCTTTGAACTTCTCTGTGTTCTATTATGAAATCTTGAACTCTCCTGAAAGGTATATCTAATATTACGTTCTTACTCAAAGAATGTTGCACCCCCTCAGTTTTTTTGTGTTCATGCTAGGCTGGTCTCTTAAACAACTGTTTTCTTTCGTATTTCAGGGCTTGTCACCTTGCCAAGCAGGCATTTGATGTAGCAATTGCTGAGTTGGATTCTCTCAATGAGGAATCTTACAAGGACAGCACACTGATCATGCAGCTTCTGAGGGACAACCTGACATTGTGGACTTCCGACATTCCTGAGGAAGGAGGTGGAAACTATCTTCTATTAACTATGCTAATTTGATATGCAGAGGATGTGAAATTTACCTGAaatgctttattttttattgatagcATTTGATATTTTCCTTAGTCAGACAGGACAGGAGTATGTGTTGATAACAAGCTTGTTTTAGATTGTTCTCTCTATGTCCATGTGATTGTTAGTTGTTAGTAAAATAAGTTGTCCTCCCACCCACTTGATAGAGATTCCAACTAATTTTTGGATCAGAAGAAGATCCAATGGAAGATTTAGTAATCAGGCTTAGAGAACTAGATCTTGTTTTGTTCCATGAAACATGAACATAATTCatcttcaaaaaattaataaaaaatccaTATGAATTTGCACAACTTCACAATCCTGTAGAAAGCAGCCCTGAcagtttttgttgaaaaatgagTCAAAATAACCTGCTAGTAGTTCTAAAAACTCAGATAAACTGTTTCCAATTGCGGCGCATTACCGTGGGGTGAAACAGTGGCTAGCTGCCTGCCAGATGTGTCGTGTGGTCCAGAATGGAGTTGCGTCTGTTGCAGCCACCTTCGTGTCTTCTCTTGGCATCTGGTTTTGCGTCTTGGGTGCTGGGATAGCAGCGTCACAGTGTTGTGGTCAAAAAAACCTGGGAGCGCCGTTAAAATTGAGTCATTATATATGGgaaataaaattttgggttTTTGCACAGTAGAAAACCTATTTCCCCTCTTGTCTGTGCAACTTCTCTCTTGTCAATAGTGCCGCATTGCGGGGGGTGGGATGAAACAGTGGCTACCTTGCCCCCATAATGGAGTTGCGGCTGTCGCAGTCGCCTTCTTGTCTTGAATTGGAATCTAGTTTTGTGTCTTGGGTGCTAGGATAGGAGCGCCAGTGTTTTGGCCGAAATAACCTAGAAGCATTGTTAAAATTGAGTCATTATAGGGGAAATTTTGGGTTTTTGCACAGTAATAAACCTACTTTCCCTATTGGAACTGCAATTCATAACTGCCAGCCATCATTGTCCCAAACTGCCACCATCTTTTACAGCAGCAGGGGTTTCAGCATTCATTGTACCAACCCTCACCTTTCCCTCATTCTAATAGCTGGGACAACACCTGCTGCTTCTCAACCATCATCAATCAGTGGCTCATCTCTCAATCCCAGATTTGGGGTCTAACATCGGCCAATATAAGTCCAAAATATACTAAATATCGGCCAAGCACCAACTCATAGTTTATGATTCTCAATGCTTACTGAATCATCACTAACTTCCAGCATTGGGTCTTAGTGGTAGTGGTATTATAGTTTGTCTTTAGTGTTTCCTTTCTGGTTGTTCTAAACTCGTTAGTATTAATTACTATAATGTTGTAATGTCTACTATGCCTCAATTTTGCCATTGTTACTTTCCTTTCAAACTTGCCTTCGCTCTTCCTATGCATATTATTTTCTACTgaacattatttaatttattacttTTCCGCCTTTGCCCTTAAAGAAATTTTCCTGTATTTCCTTCCTTTTTAACAGTTGAGGAACAAAAGTCTGAATCTGCCCGAGCTCCTCCTGCAGGAGATAATGCAGAGGTATGTAATTGTGTTACCTGAGAGATTGTCTTCTGGTTTTACTTTTACCTTAACAAAGTTATATTTTGCATGCAGTAAAGTGACAGGTTTTACTAGGGGTTTGTGGTGTGAATACGAAAGACTAGTCTCTATGCAAGTTCTGGTGGTTCTCTGTTTCCATGTTTTCTAGTTGTAGGAATTTTAAAGCTCACCACTAGGATGTTTTAATTACACAGTAAGTATGTCTCTAGGAAAATTATAAACCCTGGGgctttcttcttcatttgaCAATGTAATCCAGCATTGCCAATGTTGCTTTAGATGCTTTTTAGCTACCGGAAAAACATAAGATTCATGGATGACTGTAATAATTTAATTGGTGCTTTTTGTCTACATATACACTATTCAAAAAAATGCCACCTTAGATGATTTCATCATCTTACAAAGtagtatatattttaaatttttgtaattaaCTTAGAGTTTGGTCTAGCACTAAAACATCATATCATGGAAATGGATGTTCCGGGTTCGAGCCCTATTAGTGTTGTTAGTTGGAGGTAAATGTAAAATTACTGAGAGTCATAATGTCTTCTCCATCTTGAACTAGGCCTCCATTGGAAATGGATcctctcaaaacaaaaacaaaaaaacttctcAATTTTCATATATCTTAAATcactttttccccctttttacAAATTCTAATGTTCATCAttcctttatattttttgcCACTTGAGAGGATTCTAATCCATTCCATTGAGACTTCCGACCCAATCATTGTTTTTTTGGATCGGAGTGTAACTCCCGATTGGCTTATTTCAAAGGTCGACTAACAAAGGTCTATACAGCAATCACCACTATCAAATTAcaatttggatttttatttttcaaaggaAATAAACTAATTCGTATTGAAAAATTGTGTCCTTAGTTTAATGATagattattctttttcttgtgGTTTTTCATAGGTTCTCTCTTGCGAAAAATTTATTAGTCGATACACGTAAGAATCTTGGTTTGCTATGTTGTGGGAGTCTAATCCCGATCGCTAAACTCAATCCTAATTGGTGATGATAGATTATTCTTattagattattattatatttttgattctTTTGTAAAAAGACAAACTCTTCTCTTTTGAGGTTTTAAAACTTGCAACCGTGTGTGTTGCCACTTTTAGTTTTTAGACATTCAGAGATGCTGATACTTTTTTGCGATCATTGATA
Proteins encoded in this window:
- the LOC25485953 gene encoding lipid droplet phospholipase 1 isoform X3; this encodes MSTTTQGKSPARTTGNLKNDPDHLLVLVHGIWSSPGDWSYAEEELKMNLGKSFLIHASSSNAYTKTFTGIDEAGKRLADEVMQVVKKNQSLKRISFLAHSLGGLFARYAIAVLYSPDTYNSGQPDDPVNCEMENSQKTDFSRGMIAGLEPMNFITLATPHLGVRGKNQLPFLFGVPILEKLVAPVAPLFIGRTGSQLFLTDDKPNKPSLLLRMASDCEDGKFISALGAFRSRVVYANVSYDHMVGWRTSSIRREIELGKPPRQSLDGYKHVVDVNYCPPVPSDGPQFPPEAVKAKETAQHTQNSVEFHEIMEEEMIQGLQRLGWIKVDVNFHSAVWPLFAHSNIHVKKKWLHNAGVGVVAHVVDSLRQQETSSILPTS
- the LOC25485953 gene encoding lipid droplet phospholipase 1 isoform X2, whose product is MAASSPFIYARCSYSPLITSFSQPSSSSSPCCSSSSTPNSICTPLSGANKVERHISLRAEAMSTTTQGKSPARTTGNLKNDPDHLLVLVHGIWSSPGDWSYAEEELKMNLGKSFLIHASSSNAYTKTFTGIDEAGKRLADEVMQVVKKNQSLKRISFLAHSLGGLFARYAIAVLYSPDTYNSGQPDDPVNCEMENSQKTDFSRGMIAGLEPMNFITLATPHLGVRGKNQLPFLFGVPILEKLVAPVAPLFIGRTGSQLFLTDDKPNKPSLLLRMASDCEDGKFISALGAFRSRVVYANVSYDHMVGWRTSSIRREIELGKPPRQSLDGYKHVVDVNYCPPVPSDGPQFPPEAVKAKETAQHTQNSVEFHEIMEGITKIGMDQS
- the LOC25485955 gene encoding 14-3-3-like protein C, which encodes MASPNQNFVYTAKLAEQAERYEEMVDAMKNVAKLNVELTVEERNLLSVAYKNVVGARRASWRILSSIEQREEAKGSDVNVNRIKEYRKKVESELADVCNDIMTVIDDHLIPNSSGESNVFYYKMKGDYYRYLAEFKSGDERKEAADQSLKAYQEASTAAEAELPPTHPVRLGLALNFSVFYYEILNSPERACHLAKQAFDVAIAELDSLNEESYKDSTLIMQLLRDNLTLWTSDIPEEGVEEQKSESARAPPAGDNAE
- the LOC25485953 gene encoding putative lipase YDL109C isoform X1; the protein is MAASSPFIYARCSYSPLITSFSQPSSSSSPCCSSSSTPNSICTPLSGANKVERHISLRAEAMSTTTQGKSPARTTGNLKNDPDHLLVLVHGIWSSPGDWSYAEEELKMNLGKSFLIHASSSNAYTKTFTGIDEAGKRLADEVMQVVKKNQSLKRISFLAHSLGGLFARYAIAVLYSPDTYNSGQPDDPVNCEMENSQKTDFSRGMIAGLEPMNFITLATPHLGVRGKNQLPFLFGVPILEKLVAPVAPLFIGRTGSQLFLTDDKPNKPSLLLRMASDCEDGKFISALGAFRSRVVYANVSYDHMVGWRTSSIRREIELGKPPRQSLDGYKHVVDVNYCPPVPSDGPQFPPEAVKAKETAQHTQNSVEFHEIMEEEMIQGLQRLGWIKVDVNFHSAVWPLFAHSNIHVKKKWLHNAGVGVVAHVVDSLRQQETSSILPTS